In a single window of the Heliangelus exortis chromosome 1, bHelExo1.hap1, whole genome shotgun sequence genome:
- the SLC25A30 gene encoding kidney mitochondrial carrier protein 1 isoform X2, with protein sequence MKEESKMSALNWKPFIYGGLASITAECGTFPIDLTKTRLQVQGQVNDPKYKEIRYRGMFHALVRICKEEGLKALYSGIAPAVLRQASYGTLKIGTYQSLKRMFVEHPEDETLIINVLCAVLSGVVSSSIANPTDVLKIRMQAQGSVIQGGMMGNFMQIYQKEGTKGLWKAISLTAQRAAIIAGVELPVYDFVKNHIIMSGLMGDTVYTHFLSSFTCGLAGALASNPIDFVRTRMMNQRTQDSNYKGTLDCLLQTWKNEGFFSLYKGFWPNWLRLGPWNIIVSFLKVFKTIKLAIQ encoded by the exons ATG AAGGAAGAATCAAAAATGTCAGCACTAAATTGGAAACCCTTTATCTATGGAGGTTTAGCATCAATCACTGCAGAATGTG gTACTTTCCCCATTGATCTGACAAAAACACGGCTGCAGGTTCAAGGCCAAGTCAATGATCCCAAATACAAAGAAATCCGTTACCGTGGAATGTTTCATGCACTAGTCAGGATATGCAAAGAAGAAGGATTAAAAGCCTTATACTCTGG GATTGCACCAGCAGTGCTACGCCAAGCTTCATATGGAACTCTAAAAATAGGCACTTACCAGAGCTTAAAAAGAATGTTTGTCGAGCATCCAGAAG ATGAAACCCTGATAATAAATGTTCTATGTGCTGTTCTTTCGGGAGTGGTATCATCATCTATTGCCAACCCTACAGATGTCTTAAAG ATCAGAATGCAAGCCCAAGGTAGTGTGATTCAAGGAGGAATGATGGGCAACTTCATGCAGATCTACCAAAAGGAAGGCACTAAAGGATTATGGAAGgcaa TATCATTGACAGCACAGAGAGCTGCTATTATTGCTGGAGTGGAACTGCCAGTGTATGACTTTGTCAAGAATCACATCATTATGTCTGGATTGATGGGAGATACAGTATATACTCACTTCCT CTCAAGTTTTACTTGTGGGTTAGCTGGGGCCCTTGCATCCAACCCAATTGATTTTGTGAGAACACGCATGATGAACCAGAGAACCCAAGACTCAAACTACAAGGGTACCTTGGATTGCTTGTTACAA aCATGGAAGaatgaaggctttttttctctctataAAGGGTTTTGGCCAAACTGGTTAAGACTTGGTCCTTGGAATATTATTGTATCCTTTTTAAAGGTGTTCAAAACTATTAAGCTAGCCATACAGTAG
- the SLC25A30 gene encoding kidney mitochondrial carrier protein 1 isoform X1 yields the protein MKEESKMSALNWKPFIYGGLASITAECGTFPIDLTKTRLQVQGQVNDPKYKEIRYRGMFHALVRICKEEGLKALYSGIAPAVLRQASYGTLKIGTYQSLKRMFVEHPEDETLIINVLCAVLSGVVSSSIANPTDVLKIRMQAQGSVIQGGMMGNFMQIYQKEGTKGLWKGVSLTAQRAAIIAGVELPVYDFVKNHIIMSGLMGDTVYTHFLSSFTCGLAGALASNPIDFVRTRMMNQRTQDSNYKGTLDCLLQTWKNEGFFSLYKGFWPNWLRLGPWNIIVSFLKVFKTIKLAIQ from the exons ATG AAGGAAGAATCAAAAATGTCAGCACTAAATTGGAAACCCTTTATCTATGGAGGTTTAGCATCAATCACTGCAGAATGTG gTACTTTCCCCATTGATCTGACAAAAACACGGCTGCAGGTTCAAGGCCAAGTCAATGATCCCAAATACAAAGAAATCCGTTACCGTGGAATGTTTCATGCACTAGTCAGGATATGCAAAGAAGAAGGATTAAAAGCCTTATACTCTGG GATTGCACCAGCAGTGCTACGCCAAGCTTCATATGGAACTCTAAAAATAGGCACTTACCAGAGCTTAAAAAGAATGTTTGTCGAGCATCCAGAAG ATGAAACCCTGATAATAAATGTTCTATGTGCTGTTCTTTCGGGAGTGGTATCATCATCTATTGCCAACCCTACAGATGTCTTAAAG ATCAGAATGCAAGCCCAAGGTAGTGTGATTCAAGGAGGAATGATGGGCAACTTCATGCAGATCTACCAAAAGGAAGGCACTAAAGGATTATGGAAG ggaGTATCATTGACAGCACAGAGAGCTGCTATTATTGCTGGAGTGGAACTGCCAGTGTATGACTTTGTCAAGAATCACATCATTATGTCTGGATTGATGGGAGATACAGTATATACTCACTTCCT CTCAAGTTTTACTTGTGGGTTAGCTGGGGCCCTTGCATCCAACCCAATTGATTTTGTGAGAACACGCATGATGAACCAGAGAACCCAAGACTCAAACTACAAGGGTACCTTGGATTGCTTGTTACAA aCATGGAAGaatgaaggctttttttctctctataAAGGGTTTTGGCCAAACTGGTTAAGACTTGGTCCTTGGAATATTATTGTATCCTTTTTAAAGGTGTTCAAAACTATTAAGCTAGCCATACAGTAG
- the SLC25A30 gene encoding kidney mitochondrial carrier protein 1 isoform X4, with amino-acid sequence MFHALVRICKEEGLKALYSGIAPAVLRQASYGTLKIGTYQSLKRMFVEHPEDETLIINVLCAVLSGVVSSSIANPTDVLKIRMQAQGSVIQGGMMGNFMQIYQKEGTKGLWKGVSLTAQRAAIIAGVELPVYDFVKNHIIMSGLMGDTVYTHFLSSFTCGLAGALASNPIDFVRTRMMNQRTQDSNYKGTLDCLLQTWKNEGFFSLYKGFWPNWLRLGPWNIIVSFLKVFKTIKLAIQ; translated from the exons ATGTTTCATGCACTAGTCAGGATATGCAAAGAAGAAGGATTAAAAGCCTTATACTCTGG GATTGCACCAGCAGTGCTACGCCAAGCTTCATATGGAACTCTAAAAATAGGCACTTACCAGAGCTTAAAAAGAATGTTTGTCGAGCATCCAGAAG ATGAAACCCTGATAATAAATGTTCTATGTGCTGTTCTTTCGGGAGTGGTATCATCATCTATTGCCAACCCTACAGATGTCTTAAAG ATCAGAATGCAAGCCCAAGGTAGTGTGATTCAAGGAGGAATGATGGGCAACTTCATGCAGATCTACCAAAAGGAAGGCACTAAAGGATTATGGAAG ggaGTATCATTGACAGCACAGAGAGCTGCTATTATTGCTGGAGTGGAACTGCCAGTGTATGACTTTGTCAAGAATCACATCATTATGTCTGGATTGATGGGAGATACAGTATATACTCACTTCCT CTCAAGTTTTACTTGTGGGTTAGCTGGGGCCCTTGCATCCAACCCAATTGATTTTGTGAGAACACGCATGATGAACCAGAGAACCCAAGACTCAAACTACAAGGGTACCTTGGATTGCTTGTTACAA aCATGGAAGaatgaaggctttttttctctctataAAGGGTTTTGGCCAAACTGGTTAAGACTTGGTCCTTGGAATATTATTGTATCCTTTTTAAAGGTGTTCAAAACTATTAAGCTAGCCATACAGTAG
- the SLC25A30 gene encoding kidney mitochondrial carrier protein 1 isoform X3 — MKEESKMSALNWKPFIYGGLASITAECGTFPIDLTKTRLQVQGQVNDPKYKEIRYRGMFHALVRICKEEGLKALYSGIAPAVLRQASYGTLKIGTYQSLKRMFVEHPEDETLIINVLCAVLSGVVSSSIANPTDVLKIRMQAQGSVIQGGMMGNFMQIYQKEGTKGLWKGVSLTAQRAAIIAGVELPVYDFVKNHIIMSGLMGDTVYTHFLSSFTCGLAGALASNPIDFVRTRMMNQRTQDSNYKGTLDCLLQTWKNEGFFSLYKGFWPNWLRLGPWNIIFFVTYEQLKKLDF; from the exons ATG AAGGAAGAATCAAAAATGTCAGCACTAAATTGGAAACCCTTTATCTATGGAGGTTTAGCATCAATCACTGCAGAATGTG gTACTTTCCCCATTGATCTGACAAAAACACGGCTGCAGGTTCAAGGCCAAGTCAATGATCCCAAATACAAAGAAATCCGTTACCGTGGAATGTTTCATGCACTAGTCAGGATATGCAAAGAAGAAGGATTAAAAGCCTTATACTCTGG GATTGCACCAGCAGTGCTACGCCAAGCTTCATATGGAACTCTAAAAATAGGCACTTACCAGAGCTTAAAAAGAATGTTTGTCGAGCATCCAGAAG ATGAAACCCTGATAATAAATGTTCTATGTGCTGTTCTTTCGGGAGTGGTATCATCATCTATTGCCAACCCTACAGATGTCTTAAAG ATCAGAATGCAAGCCCAAGGTAGTGTGATTCAAGGAGGAATGATGGGCAACTTCATGCAGATCTACCAAAAGGAAGGCACTAAAGGATTATGGAAG ggaGTATCATTGACAGCACAGAGAGCTGCTATTATTGCTGGAGTGGAACTGCCAGTGTATGACTTTGTCAAGAATCACATCATTATGTCTGGATTGATGGGAGATACAGTATATACTCACTTCCT CTCAAGTTTTACTTGTGGGTTAGCTGGGGCCCTTGCATCCAACCCAATTGATTTTGTGAGAACACGCATGATGAACCAGAGAACCCAAGACTCAAACTACAAGGGTACCTTGGATTGCTTGTTACAA aCATGGAAGaatgaaggctttttttctctctataAAGGGTTTTGGCCAAACTGGTTAAGACTTGGTCCTTGGAATATTATT
- the TPT1 gene encoding translationally-controlled tumor protein, producing MIIYRDCISQDEMFSDIYKIREVANGLCLEVEGKMVTRTEGQIDDSLIGGNASAEGPEGDGTEATVITGVDIVINHHLQETSFTKESYKKYIKDYMKAIKARLEEHKPERVKPFMTGAAEQIKHILANFKNYQFFVGENMNPDGMVALLDFREDGVTPYMIFFKDGLEIEKC from the exons ATGATCATCTACCGGGACTGCATCAGCC AGGACGAGATGTTCTCGGACATCTACAAGATCCGGGAAGTGGCGAACGGGCTGTGCCTGGAAGTGGAGGGGAAG ATGGTCACCAGGACAGAGGGTCAAATTGATGACTCTCTAATTGGTGGCAATGCCTCTGCTGAAGGTCCTGAGGGAGATGGAACAGAAGCCACGGTCATAACTGGTGTTGATATAGTAATAAACCACCACCTTCAGGAAACCAGCTTTACAAAAGAGTCCTACAAGAAGTACATCAAGGACTACATGAAAGC aatCAAAGCCAGACTTGAGGAACACAAGCCAGAGAGAGTAAAGCCCTTCATGACGGGGGCTGCAGAACAAATCAAACACATCCTTGCTAACTTCAAAAACTACCAG TTCTTTGTAGGAGAGAACATGAATCCAGATGGTATGGTGGCTCTCCTGGATTTCCGTGAGGATGGTGTGACCCCATATATGATTTTCTTCAAGGATGGCTTGGAAATTGAGAAATGT TAA